The following proteins are encoded in a genomic region of Dermatophagoides farinae isolate YC_2012a chromosome 8, ASM2471394v1, whole genome shotgun sequence:
- the LOC124496122 gene encoding uncharacterized protein LOC124496122 has product MKVIVIFCTMFRIIILFCSLISIIIPLVSAADYGTKTYTKDYSLPKNGQTSSTSVINISPLSGQQQQQSQPSNIGGQTTNYYQQQSQPLQPISPSSLLAGPLYKMPATTSTSISTSTSSESNVIQAAVQSKHEIQFRDYPTTGNIVPTIVEVGAISVPLHILFKSASSSLKIHQAHEGSEGSIQETESEDEPHRLVHRLKKPIYQEVHELITPFRKIYQQVQPVQEEIITVIARGNEQENSIETGNESLEKMYEKTKQPIGVTTKQSSSYGTSISPNNSNIGDTGTGVSISKPPLKGGY; this is encoded by the exons ATGAAAGTGATTGTCATATTTTGCACCATGTTTCGA ATAATCAtcttattttgttcattgatttccatcatcattcccTTGGTATCGGCTGCCGATTATGGAACCAAAACTTACACAAAAGATTATTCATTACcaaaaaatggtcaaacatcatcaacatcggtGATCAACATATCACCATTATCCGgccaacagcaacaacaatcacaaccaAGCAACATTGGTGGACAAAcgacaaattattatcaacaacaatcacagcCATTACAACCAATATCACCAAGTTCGCTTCTGGCTGGTCCATTATATAAAATGCCTGCCACCACCtcaacatcaatatcaacatcaacatcgtcaGAATCAAATGTAATACAAGCAGCCGTACAAAGTAAACACGAAATACAATTTCGTGATTATCCAACAACTGGTAATATTGTGCCGACCATTGTGGAGGTTGGTGCCATTTCCGTGCCACTACACATTCTATTTAAATCGGCATCAAGtagtttgaaaattcatcagGCTCATGAAGGATCCGAAGGTTCCATACAAGAGACCGAAAGTGAAGATGAACCTCATCGCTTGGTGCATAGACTTAAAAAGCCTATATACCAAGAGGTCCACGAATTAATCACGCCCTTCCGAAAG ATTTATCAGCAGGTGCAACCTGTGCAGGAAGAAATCATCACTGTCATCGCCAGAGGAAATGAACAGGAAAATTCAATCGAAACCGGAAATGAATCGCTGGAAaaaatgtatgaaaaaactaaacaacCGATTGGTGTGACGACTAAACAAAGTTCATCATATGGAACAAGTATCAGCcctaataatagtaatatcGGCGATACTGGAACAGGTGTGTCAATATCGAAACCACCACTCAAAGGTGGTTATTGA
- the MED17 gene encoding mediator complex subunit 17, translating to MNSNSTTNPGQQSLAVSMEVTDEYMVQEILNDGTEIYKQPLNMSENFARIIQRIDFDKLSTILSNQDNGQNNNISKDFEIPEVQVNVSSFINPTQRPPFCQLAPQFESIKSKIMNALTNISVMYDVIKVAKEPDYLVIEPVAKDQSRMTDEKHITVLVSKKKALAQAAQLISNALDRLQNEANHTSRSRIDFHTELRTMRQNWRLRKKGQSIIGDLSYRGAWSNFSQPATFEVIRNENQTSMKPSSLIVNAPKTLEGGNFYVVRTVKGNVQSNTLFEPLRVSHPQLQNQSTDSSWQTRLEIAQNMLFNNELFKRLAHESVLLKLPIPTIAAGNQILAPLFPGLQLSINLCHQSPNSSTQYDSASNNTVLEHTLYQLLHEIHYKNMHFPLPRPTSVTLAINSARYVAGPRAYDKKTLAQISQNETILEQVIQQAQHSMLRLRTMCLIDSLAIEIQDPLIIPNWNYLNAPNQTSVRVDLYSYGYEGFSSCRTSVMLHIDTKTVKAIMRDGRVLNLSFESQELRHLLLNLVSHHLVIAVQSLAKAMGWKVVSLNASVGVGKQEPICGTASSLVLISPNGDRTVSVKSGPHSGIKVKLSSSPQEFLPSNLVSNQQWQQLNGQFKIVDWQRLPGKTFVNKMEYMMACLSIKS from the coding sequence ATGAATTCCAATTCTACAACCAATCCTGGCCAACAATCGTTGGCCGTTTCGATGGAAGTTACCGATGAATACATGGTGCAagaaatattgaatgatggCACCGAAATCTACAAACAGCCATTGAATATGTCCGAAAATTTTGCTAGAATTATTCAAcgaattgattttgataaacTGTCGACGATACTGTCAAATCAAGACAATGGTCAGAATAATAACATTAGCAAGGATTTCGAAATACCCGAAGTACAAGtgaatgtttcatcattcataaatcCTACACAAAGACCACCGTTTTGTCAATTAGCACCACaatttgaatcgataaaatcgaaaataatgAACGCATTGACTAATATTTCTGTGATGTATGATGTCATAAAAGTGGCAAAAGAACCTGATTATCTGGTTATTGAACCAGTGGCCAAAGATCAGAGCCGTATGACCGACGAAAAGCACATTACCGTTTTGGTTTCCAAAAAGAAAGCCCTAGCCCAGGCAGCTCAACTGATTTCGAATGCATTGGATCGATTACAGAATGAAGCCAACCACACCTCCAGATCTCGGATAGATTTCCATACCGAACTACGAACTATGCGACAAAATTGGCGACTACGAAAAAAAGGACAAAGTATTATTGGTGACCTAAGCTATCGTGGTGCATGGTCAAATTTTTCGCAACCGGCAACATTCGAAGTGATTCGTAATGAAAACCAAACATCAATGAAGCCTAGTTCATTGATTGTCAATGCACCGAAAACATTGGAGGGTGGCAATTTTTATGTTGTACGCACTGTCAAAGGAAATGTTCAATCGAATACATTATTCGAGCCATTGAGAGTATCACATCCACAGCTACAAAATCAATCCACAGACTCGTCATGGCAGACACGATTGGAAATTGCTCAGAATATGcttttcaataatgaacTATTCAAACGATTGGCACATGAATCGGTATTATTAAAGTTGCCCATACCAACCATAGCGGCTGGAAATCAAATTCTGGCGCCATTATTCCCCGGGTTACAGTTGTCTATTAATCTTTGTCATCAATCGCCCAATAGTTCGACACAATATGATAGTGCCAGTAATAATACCGTTTTGGAACACACGCTTTATCAATTGTTGCatgaaattcattataaAAATATGCATTTCCCATTACCACGACCTACATCGGTTACACTGGCAATCAATTCAGCACGATATGTGGCCGGTCCTCGGGCATACGATAAGAAAACATTGGCACAAATTTCGCAAAATGAAACCATTCTAGAACAGGTTATTCAACAGGCGCAACATTCCATGTTACGGCTACGAACAATGTGTTTGATCGATTCATTGGCCATTGAAATACAGGATCCATTGATTATACCCAATTGGAATTATTTAAACGCACCGAATCAAACATCAGTACGTGTGGATCTTTATTCATATGGTTATGAAGGCTTTAGTAGTTGCAGAACATCAGTTATGCTTCATATTGATACCAAAACGGTCAAAGCAATCATGCGAGATGGCCGTGTATTGAATCTATCATTCGAATCGCAAGAACTTCGTCATCTTTTATTGAATCTGGTTTCTCATCATTTAGTTATTGCCGTACAGTCGTTGGCGAAAGCAATGGGATGGAAAGTTGTTTCGTTGAATGCATCTGTTGGGGTGGGCAAACAAGAACCAATATGTGGCACCGCATCATCACTGGTATTGATATCACCGAACGGTGATCGAACTGTATCGGTTAAAAGTGGTCCTCATTCCGGCATCAAagtgaaattatcatcatcaccacaagAATTTCTGCCAAGTAACCTTGTTTCGAATCAACAATGGCAACAATTGAATGGGCAATTTAAAATTGTCGATTGGCAACGATTACCCGGCAAAACATTTGTCAATAAAATGGAGTACATGATGGCTTGTTTATCGATCAAGTCGTGA
- the LOC124496125 gene encoding uncharacterized protein LOC124496125: protein MKFFIVLISAVLANASYGSKGSSGGGGGGGYGGGSSAGYASLGGYGGGRGGNAAAFAGGIIPAAIQTSHNIEFREVPSTGSVQPAVIEVGSQSLPVMILFRSSSSTLNVQQMHDSAQGSVQESSSEDEPHRLIHQVTKPVIQEVHEVITPFRKITQEIKPVEEEINTIIARNSGFGSGAAAFGNSGAGFGFSAGGGGAGLGLGAMGGGGYSIGGTKSSGLSLGGSLSKSSKASYAAAASSQAVITSSKPSPSSSASSSSSSSLSSASPSSSSSISVKSSSGY from the exons atgaag TTCTTCATTGTGTTAATATCGGCTGTCCTCGCCAACGCCAGTTATGGCTCCAAAGGTtctagtggtggtggtggtggtggtggttatggTGGAGGTAGTTCTGCTGGTTATGCAAGTCTCGGTGGTTATGGCGGTGGACGTGGCGGAAATGCTGCTGCCTTTGCTGGAG GTATAATTCCGGCTGCTATCCAAACATCTCATAATATTGAGTTTCGTGAGGTCCCATCTACTGGTTCCGTTCAACCAGCAGTTATCGAG GTGGGATCCCAATCACTCCCGGTCATGATTCTTTTCCGATCCAGCTCTTCAACGTTGAATGTACAACAAATGCATGACTCTGCACAAGGCAGTGTCCAAGAATCGTCTAGCGAAG aTGAACCTCACAGATTAATTCACCAGGTCACAAAACCAGTGATCCAAGAG gTACATGAGGTAATCACGCCATTCCGAAAAATTACTCAGGAAATTAAACCTGTTGAGGAAGAAATTAACACGATAATTGCAAGAAATTCTGGTTTTGGAAGTGGAGCCGCTGCTTTTGGAAATTCTGGCGCTGGTTTCGGATTTTCTGCCGGTGGTGGTGGAGCTGGATTAGGTCTAGGTGCTATGGGAGGTGGCGGCTACAGTATTGGTGGTACCAAATCATCCGGTCTTAGCCTTGGTGGAAGCCTTAGTAAATCATCAAAAGCAAGCTATGCTGCAGCCGCATCATCTCAAGCTGtcataacatcatcaaaaccatcaccatcatcttctgcctcatcatcgtcatcatcatcattgtcatcagcatcgccatcatcatcatcgtcaatatCGGTGAAATCATCGTCTGGCTACTAA
- the LOC124496166 gene encoding uncharacterized protein LOC124496166, translated as MISTQSIYLLSSCKPISSKIKMLKLFIISAFVAVVYGSYGVAKTSSSLGYNRAAGLGARPQTVAAAIQTRHELNFVHVPTTQNLKPTTIEIGASKLPITILFRSSSSSLNVQQAHDGATGSTQETSSEDEPHRLVHTVKKPIIQELYEIITPIRKISQQVKPVQEEILTVVARNQGGQASSFSGLASTSGIASRGRSGY; from the exons ATGATCAGCACACAAAGTATTTATTTGTTATCGAGTTGCAAACCCATTTcaagcaaaataaaaatgctCAAA ttattcatcatttctgcttttgttgctgttgtctaTGGTAGCTATGGTGTTGCAAAAACTAGCTCATCCCTTGGTTATAATCGTGCTGCCGGTCTTGGTGCCCGGCCACAAACTGTCGCCGCAGCCATTCAAACAAGACATGAgttgaattttgttcatgttCCAACCACTCAAAATTTGAAACCGACCACCATTGAAATCGGTGCTAGCAAGTTGCCAATCACTATTCTTTTCCGATCATCAAGTAGTTCATTGAATGTTCAACAAGCTCATGATG GTGCCACTGGTAGCACTCAAGAAACATCGAGTGAAG ATGAACCTCATCGCTTGGTTCATACCGTTAAAAAGCCAATAATTCAAGAATTGTACGAAATCATAACTCCAATTCGAAAG ATTTCGCAGCAAGTGAAACCTGTGCAGGAAGAAATATTGACCGTGGTGGCCCGCAACCAAG GTGGACAAGCATCTAGTTTCAGCGGTCTGGCTAGTACCAGTGGTATTGCTTCACGTGGACGATCTGGTTATTAA
- the LOC124496165 gene encoding uncharacterized protein LOC124496165, with product MIFIHNKMNMAFLLTISVFIIRQCVAEENLGPHPHQIPAAIDSYHQVRYIQVPPNKHAKEPQIYTVTTNSLPMKLLFRSTSSRLQIDQHDDHIPGTIRPMMSQNHLRYSAPPPPQSSQIQQLPLNMIISPTIIPTTLLPSDPQQLIPLLPAGQLVQSQQPQQFLMPLNIYPLMMPIHNGGNSNYANSLPNANRPSTLNHLPGFLLPINHRSTNLFGGAVWNPIG from the coding sequence atgattttcattcataataaaatgaacatgGCGTTTTTACTGACCATTTCTGTGTTCATCATTCGGCAATGTGTAGCTGAGGAAAACCTAGGTCCTCATCCTCATCAGATTCCAGCAGCAATCGATTCTTATCATCAGGTCCGTTATATTCAAGTTCCACCGAATAAACATGCAAAAGAGCCACAGATATACACGGTTACAACGAATTCATTAccaatgaaattattgtttCGTAGCACTTCAAGTCGATTACAGATtgatcaacatgatgatcacatACCCGGTACGATTAGGCCAATGATGTCGCAGAATCATTTGCGTTATAGTgctccaccaccaccacagtCATCACAAATACAGCAATTACCTTTGAACATGATTATATCGCCCACTATCATTCCAACAACATTGTTACCATCTGATCCACAGCAATTGATTCCATTACTACCTGCCGGGCAATTGGTTCAATCACAACAGCCACAACAATTTCTAATGCCATTGAATATCTATCCACTGATGATGCCGATCCACAATGGTGGTAATAGCAATTATGCAAATTCTTTACCAAACGCCAATCGACCTTCAACTCTCAATCATTTACCCGGTTTTCTTCtaccaatcaatcatcggTCCACCAATTTGTTCGGTGGTGCCGTTTGGAATCCAATTGGTTGA